A single genomic interval of Arachis duranensis cultivar V14167 chromosome 7, aradu.V14167.gnm2.J7QH, whole genome shotgun sequence harbors:
- the LOC107458116 gene encoding protein MAINTENANCE OF MERISTEMS-like: MAGLYHLARLNETWFRLDEPLVSAFVERWRPEKHTFHMPFGECTITLQDVAYQLGLSIDGHYETFGELLNGADEATIRRYARTYIMMLLGTQLFGDKSDTRIHIRWLAYVARLEYKGGYSWGSASLSWLYWCMCRVVNRHMVIRSQPYSEREGTLSGELEAQDRSLTG, from the exons ATGGCTGGTTTGTACCATCTTGCGAGGCTGAACGAGACTTGGTTTAGGTTGGATGAGCCGCTGGTTAGTGCATTCGTGGAGCGATGGCGTCCAGAGAAGCACACATTTCATATGCCGTTTGGGGAGTGCACGATTACACTGCAGGATGTGGCATACCAGTTAGGGTTGTCGATCGATGGACATTAT GAGACATTTGGAGAGCTTCTTAATGGTGCTGATGAGGCGACCATTAGGAGGTATGCCCGAACCTATATCATGATGCTGTTGGGAACTCAGCTATTTGGCGACAAGTCCGATACTCGCATTCACATTAGGTGGCTGGCATACGTAGCCAGGCTTGAGTACAAGGGTGGGTACAGTTGGGGATCAGCTTCTCTCTCATGGTTATACTGGTGCATGTGCCGCGTGGTGAACAGACACATG GTAATCAGGTCACAACCCTACAGCGAGCGAGAAGGGACCTTGAGTGGCGAGTTAGAGGCTCAAGATAGATCTCTTACAGGCTGA
- the LOC107458170 gene encoding EPIDERMAL PATTERNING FACTOR-like protein 5 — MERKKNKTQICCFFFILSIISTMFIFTSANGSTTTSTTTITCRDRSRCPMLAKGDSDFQELEEIEQGKTHQGVPTTGWTRRLLYGPGSSPPRCTSKCGKCTPCKPVHVPVPPGTPVTAEYYPEAWRCKCGNKLYMP, encoded by the exons ATGGAgagaaagaagaacaaaaccCAGATTTGTTGCTTCTTCTTTATACTCTCAATAATTTCAACAATGTTCATCTTCACAAGTGCTAATGGGTCCACTACTACTTCTACTACTACCATTACATGTCGAG ATAGGAGCAGGTGTCCCATGTTAGCCAAAGGTGATTCAGATTTTCAG GAATTGGAGGAGATTGAACAAGGCAAAACTCACCAAGGGGTACCTACTACCGGTTGGACAAGGAGGCTTCTATATGGTCCGGGGTCGTCGCCGCCACGGTGCACCTCCAAGTGCGGCAAGTGCACACCGTGCAAGCCGGTTCATGTGCCGGTGCCGCCAGGGACTCCAGTGACCGCCGAGTACTACCCAGAGGCATGGAGGTGCAAGTGTGGCAATAAGTTATACATGCcatga